AGAAATCTCTACAGAATCATTGCGCCCAAAGTTGATCTCAAGTTCTTGAAGATTAGGACACCTCCCTAATAACACATCCACGCTATCAGCATCATCAATTGGAAAACTAACATTCCTTAATATCCTCAAGTTTTCCAATTTAGAGGATTCTTCAAAGATCCCCTGCTtattcttttccaaatcaaaataAGCATTATTAATCTCAACATGCCTTAATTTTTCCATTTTCCAAAAATTCGCTGGTAACTTTATACAAGAGTTATCAAAAAAACGTTTCACAATTAAAGTTTCTAGATGGAGCAGATGTGATTCTGGATGCAAATCGAAATGCTTCTATTTTTACTGCGAGGTACTTCAGATGAATTAATGGGTTCAATGTAGCTAACGACAAAGGATCCACTTCACAGGAACTCAAATCCAAGACCTTAACAAGTCTCAATTTATTAAACTGATTGAAGAAATCCTGATAAAAAATTACTCCATGATTGGTCGTTATCAGTGACCTCAAGTATTTGCGGAAAGGCTTATGTGTTTTGGAGCCCAAAAGTGCAATATCTGAAAGCTCTTCACTGAAAGTGAAGCTTACTCGACTTTCGTCCCAATAAGAAGGTTGAAGCTGGCTATAATGCCCCTTCACTGCCAGCATAAACTTTTCTTCTCTACTCTTCTCCAAGCAAAAGTGAAGCACTACATCATGAACCTGGCAGTCTTTGACTTTACCATTATATCTTCTCTTTGAAACCATTACCACGTTACTGCTAATGAGATCCATCAAGTAATCTTCAGCTGCCTCTTCCATTGATCTCCCAGATTCAATGTTCTGCAAGAAGCCTTCCGCGATCCATAGACTTATCAATTTAGACACTGGAATTCTCGCATCCTCCGGAAACATCCCCATATAAAGAAGGCAGGGCCTCAAATAATCAGGTAAGTTATCATAACTCAACTTCATGGTTGAAAGACTATATCCTTCAGACTCACCAAGATAGGAAAGTAGAGACTTTTTAACATCATGCCACCAAGAGgcttcccttttcttcttttttataattCCAGCTACCAAGATAATCACTAGAGGCAGTCCTTTGCATCTTTTTGCAACTGCTAGACTCACATCTTGAAATTCAGTAGGGCAACCTTCCTGTTGAAACACTTTTTTCTGCAACAAGCTGCAACTCTCAGCGGGTGTGAGGAATGGAAGAGTATAAGGATCAGTATGGCGCATGACATGCTCACCCACTTTCTCAAGTCGAGTTGTTACTATGATTCTGCTTCTATTTCCAACATCAGGGAAACAAAGGCTTAAGTCATCCCATGCCATACCATCCCACATATCATCCAATACAATGAGATATCTCTTTCCCATTAGGCTTTTCCTCAACTTGTCAGCAAGTTCACCAACCTCACCTACCTCGTCCTTGGAACCGGTAACTTGACTGAAAATCTCTCGTAATAGTTCTTTCCGGTTATATGTTTGGGAAATGATGCACCATGCTTGAATATCAAAATGAGAAACAATGATGTCATTATTATACAACTTTCTAGCACAAGTTGTTTTACCCTGTCCCCCCATGCCAACAATAGGGATGACATCTAACTCGCTTGTCCCTCGAGTCAGATACTGAATTAGTTTGTCTGCTGCTATCTCAAAACCCACTACCTCCTCATCATTCACAGAATTGCTATGTTGAGTTGGCAGATGTTTAGTTGGCGCTATCACATAGTAAGGCTTCAGAGCAACGTCCGCCGACCACATCTCAGTCACCTCCTCTTTAATGTGCTTGATCTCTTTTAAGATTGTAGGAAGTGAGCAAAAAATATGCCAAAAAGCATTATAGTGTGCAAGAATAGAGTCAATGGCAACTTCAGCTTCATATGCCAAATTGATAGTACGCCTCTGAAGATCTTTAAGATTTTCATGCTCATGGTGGACCTTTGCGACATCTCTGAAAATGGATGATAAAGATGACAGCTCCTTCTCTAAAATGGATGTAACAGATGATAGCTTTTTCACTAAATTACTAATATCAGGTTTCATCTCGAAAACTA
The genomic region above belongs to Lycium ferocissimum isolate CSIRO_LF1 unplaced genomic scaffold, AGI_CSIRO_Lferr_CH_V1 ctg20737, whole genome shotgun sequence and contains:
- the LOC132043069 gene encoding LOW QUALITY PROTEIN: putative late blight resistance protein homolog R1A-3 (The sequence of the model RefSeq protein was modified relative to this genomic sequence to represent the inferred CDS: deleted 1 base in 1 codon); translated protein: MAKDDIDDVLDHLRRIKRRGDLSRVDEIAEIELLELELRLLRTFIKYHHLLLPDSLVKITKKVQLVGEMLHSVFDGNSDECKTNLNVERLVSQLLKFVKGNTSSVSIFELNDSDLLEYMDFLGKNLNDVLMWLELDASNPSSADEQILQYNRSLKQVKMIQKKMRFLRYLYVTEINGFVDHQKLEGLQTRMQFMVDNVGQFCLAIFVLKDSDDTNIYEVADDILSKLPYLLGLIVLVELEMKKIFLGELKASKFTQSRTFKDKKLPKGFSHHLHSLLMYLRNQKLQNFPNSVSAQNIDVAIEFLLVFLDADVSNPAIYGNWLNEVMEKVGAIAGDVLYVIQKLLPRSINEDDTSKINICSIQILEKTKDLNAQVETYYKSLKFTPSQFPMVGGLSFLDSVLRKLNGMSKSESGLVFEMKPDISNLVKKLSSVTSILEKELSSLSSIFRDVAKVHHEHENLKDLQRRTINLAYEAEVAIDSILAHYNAFWHIFCSLPTILKEIKHIKEEVTEMWSADVALKPYYVIAPTKHLPTQHSNSVNDEEVVGFEIAADKLIQYLTRGTSELDVIPIVGMGGQGKTTCARKLYNNDIIVSHFDIQAWCIISQTYNRKELLREIFSQVTGSKDEVGEVGELADKLRKSLMGKRYLIVLDDMWDGMAWDDLSLCFPDVGNRSRIIVTTRLEKVGEHVMRHTDPYTLPFLTPAESCSLLQKKVFQQEGCPTEFQDVSLAVAKRCKGLPLVIILVAGIIKKKKREASWWHDVKKSLLSYLGESEGYSLSTMKLSYDNLPDYLRPCLLYMGMFPEDARIPVSKLISLWIAEGFLQNIESGRSMEEAAEDYLMDLISSNVVMVSKRRYNGKVKDCQVHDVVLHFCLEKSREEKFMLAVKGHYSQLQPSYWDESRVSFTFSEELSDIALLGSKTHKPFRKYLRSLITTNHGVIFYQDFFNQFNKLRLVKVLDLSSCEVDPLSLATLNPLIHLKYLAVKIEAFRFHPESHLLHLETLIVKRFFDNSCIKLPANFWKMEKLRHVEINNAYFDLEKNKQGIFEESSKLENLRILRNVSFPIDDADSVDVLLGRCPNLQELEINFGRNDSVEISLKLESLTQLQILRLYIKWSYKVLELQLPSNLRELVLTGTLIESTIPIIAKLPNLESLQLAERKFTLREEWCLGDITFPKLKFLKLVELYISRWDASEASFPLLETLVIKKCIYLEEIPLSFADIPTLKQIKLIGCNKSLEASAVKIKEEVEEIEGCDRIDLII